The genomic window CTCCCATGGCACCCGCGGTCGGGCCGTCGCTGGCACCGCAGACCGAGGGCATCGACGCGTCGCTCCTGCCCTACTACGGGCAGACGCTCACCTGGACCGACTGCGGCTCGGCCGGTTTCGATTGCACGACGGTCACCGCGCCCCGCGACTACGCCGATCCGTCGGCCGGCGACCTCACGCTGTCGGTGATCCGGCATCGGGCGACGTCGGGCCAGCCGCTGGGCTCTCTGCTGACGAACCCCGGGGGCCCCGGTGTGAGCGGTGTGTCCACCGTGCGCGACTCCCTGTCGCTCGTGGCCGACGAGACGCTGACGAAGACGTACGACATCATCGGCTTCGACCCTCGCGGGGTGGGCCAGTCGGCACCGGTCACCTGCTACGACGCGGCGGGCATGGATTCGTTCCTCTACGACATCCCCCCGGGTACGCGCGGCAGCGACGAGTGGAACGCCGCGCTCGAGAAGCGCCAGGCCGACTTCGCGCAGGCGTGTCAGGCCAACAGCAACGGCATCCTCCCCTACGTCTCCACCGAGAACGCCGCGCGCGACATGGACCTGCTGCGCGGCGTCCTGGGGGACAAGAAGCTGAACTACCTCGGCTTCTCGTACGGGTCGTTCCTCGGCACGACGTACGCGGGGCTCTTCCCCGATCGTGTCGGGCGAATGGTCCTGGACGGGGGAATCGACCCCAGCCTGCCGAGCAGCGCGAGCGGTATCGCCCAGGCGGTCGGGTTCGAGAACGCCCTGCGCGCTTTCATGGCGGACTGCCTCGAAAGCTCGGACTGTCCGTTCACCGGTTCCGTCGACGACGCGATGAACGATCTCTCGTCGTTGCTGGAACGCGTCGACGCCCGCCCGCTGACGGGCCCCGACGGGAGGCGGCTCGGCGCGGACACCCTCGTGACCTCGATCGTGGCGGCACTGTACAGCGACCAGAACTGGCCCTACCTCCGCATGGCTCTCACCGGGGCGCAGAACGGCGATGCCTCCGTCGCCTTCCAACTCGCGGACTTCTACAACGGTCGTGTCGGCGGTCAGTACCAGGACAACACGATGCAGGCGTTGCGGGCGTACAACTGCGTCGACTATCCCGACGAGGGCGACGAGGACAACCCGCAGATCGAGAAAGAGCTGCAGCAGAAGGCCCCGGTGGTCGCCCCCTACTGGCTGGGCCCCGACGCGTGCGCCGCGTGGCCCGCCCCGCCGACCGGCACGCGCCAGGCGATCACCGCCCCCGGCTCGCCGCCCATCGTGGTACTGGGCACGACGGGAGACCCGGCGACCCCGTACACCGAGGCGCAAGCTCTCGCCGGTCAACTCTCGCAGGGCGTGCTCGTGACCTACGTGGGCGAGGGGCACCTCGCCTACAACAAGGGCAACGACTGCGTGAACTCGGCCGTCGACGACTACCTGGTCGACGGCACCGTACCCGCCGAGGGGCTGCGCTGCGAGTAGCGCCCCTGCCTTGACCGCCCGCGCACCTAGGCTGAAGATGTCATACCCCGAGGAGACCCCCATGACCGCGCCCATCGCCGACCTGGCGACCTACATCGACCACACGCTGCTCAAGCCCGAGGCCACCCGCGCCGACGTCGAGCGCCTCATCGCCGAAGGCGCCGAGCTCGGCACCTACAGCGTGTGCATCTCGCCCTCGTTCCTGCCGGTGCAGCTGCCGGAGGGGCTCAAGCTCGCCGTGGTGTGCGGCTTCCCGAGCGGAAAGCACCACGCCGAGGTCAAGGCCGCCGAGGCCGCTCTGTCGGTCGCGCAGGGTGCCGACGAGATCGACATGGTCATCGATGTGGGCGCCGCGATCGAGGGTCGCTACGACATCGTCGAGTCTGAGATCCGCGCCGTCCGGGCCGCGGCCCCCGCGCCGACCGTCCTCAAGGTCATCATCGAATCCGCCGCGCTGAGCGACGAGGCCATCGTCGCCGTCTGCGAGGCAGCGGTCAACGCGGGCGCCGATTTCGTCAAGACGTCGACCGGTTTCCACCCCGCCGGTGGCGCGAGCGTCCACGCGGTCGAGCTGATGAAGCGCACGGTCGGCGACCGCGCCGAGGTCAAGGCATCCGGGGGAGTGCGCACGCGCGCGGCCGCCGAAGAGATGATCGCCGCGGGCGCCACGCGTCTGGGGTTGTCGTCGAGTCGTGACATCCTCGCCGACGGCACCGCCGCCGGCGACTACTGAGCTCGTACCTGAGCATGCGCTGGAGCATGTAAGATCGATGATCGTGCACGCTCCAGCGCGCACATGCCGCCTTAGCTCAGACGGCAGAGCGATTCACTCGTAATGAATAGGTCAAGGGTTCGATTCCCTTAGGCGGCTCCAAAGGCCCCCACCCGCTTCCACCGGGTGGGGGCCTTTCTTCGTCGGTGGAGCATTTCGCCGCGTCGCGCACGCGCTCGGTCGTACGCTCGCCCCAGGGGCCGGCATCGAACGGGGGGCCATGAACGAACGAACTGCTCTCATCCGTCGCATCCGGGTCTGCCTCGCGATCGTCATCGCGGGACTCGCCGTCAGCGGCCTGACCGCCTTCCCGCTCCGCGAAGAGCTCGCCCTCGGTCGCCAGATCCTGCGCGGGCTCGGGGTCGCGGCCTTCGCTCCGGAGGCGGTCGGCTGGGTGGATCGGGTGGGGGAGGGACTGGATGCCACGGCCGCGGCGTTCCCGTTCATCGCCTACGGCACCGACTGGTTGGCGTTCGCCCATCTGCTGATCGCCGTCGCCTTCATCGGCCCGTGGCGCGATCCGGTTCGCAACGTGTTCGTCCTCCAGTGGGGGCTCGTCGCGTGCGCGGGGATCATTCCGCTGGCGCTCATCGCGGGGCCGATCCGCGGTCTCCCGCTCGGCTGGCAGCTCATCGACATCTCGTTCGGTGTCGTGGCGGCGGTGCCGTTGGTCATCGCGTTGCGCGCTGCCCGACGGCTCGAGGCCCTCGCGACGGTGGCTCGAGAGGTTCGGCCCGACCTCGCCCGATAGGCTGAACCCGCCTCGTTCCGCGTCCGCGTGACGGCTGTCCTCCGCCCGTCGAACCCTGCTGGAGCCCCCGTGTCGAACGCCCTCGATGCCGTCATCGAGATCTTCACGTGGGTGGGTCTGGGTGGCGGTCTTCTGCTCGCCTTCGTCGCGGTCTTCCTGCTTCTGGCCGACGGCACGTGGGTGCCGACTCGCGCCGTGGTCGAGCATGTCGACGGGGGCCGCGTGGTGCGGTGGTTCGACGCCGACGGGGGAGTGAATGAGGCTCCGCTCTCGTCCCACGACGACGCGAAGATCGGGGCGGCCGACATGGCCGACATCTTCTACCGCCGGGGCCGCGTCGATCGCATGCGGCTGACGCGCTCTTCTCCGCTGGTGCGCTTCGTCTCCCTGCTGGCGGCCGGGGTGCTGACTCTGGGTGCGGTGGCGTTCGTCGTGTCGATCGTGGTGCTCTTCGCGCGCGGATGACGGACTGGCGCGAAACACATATTGCTAGATAAGCTAGCTATATGTCCGCTTCGCCTGCTTCCACTCGCCGCTCCTCCCGCGGACGCACCCGCCGATCGACGAACGCCCCGCGCGTCTCGCGGTGGCTGAGGGTCGGCATCCCCAGCCTGCTCGTTCTGCTCTGGGTGGTGGGCGGCTCGATCGGCGGTCCCTTCTTCGGCAAGGTCGACCAGGTCGCGACGAACGATCAGTCCTCTTTCCTGCCGCAGTCGGCCGACGCGACGCGAGTGAGCGAGCGCCTGACCGACTTCACCGGGAGCGACACGATCCCCGCGATCGTCGTCGCCTCGACCGCTGACGGCGCCGCGCTCAGCGACGCACAGGTGACCGCACTGCAGACCCTCGCGACGGACCTCGCCGCCGTCGATGGCGTCTCGGGCGACGCGTCGCCTCCCGTGGTCTCGGAGGACGGTCAGGCCGCGCAGATCTTCGTGCCCATCGACAGCTCCGGTGAGGTGCGCGACGTCGTCGAGCAGGTGCGCGAGAAGGTGTCCGCCGAGGTCCCGGCGGGCGTCGAGGCGTGGGTCACGGGCCCGGCCGGGTTCACCGCCGATCTCGTGAAGGGCTTCCTCGGCATCGACGGCCTTCTGCTGATCGTCGCGCTGGTGGCCGTCTTCGTCATCCTCGTCATCGTGTACCGCTCACCGCTGCTGCCGATCCTGGTGCTGCTGACCTCGGTCTTCGCCCTCTGCGTGGCTCTGCTGACCGTGTGGTGGCTCGCTTTCGCCGGCATCGTGGTCCTCAACGGTCAGGTCCAGGGGATCCTCTTCATCCTCGTCATCGGCGCGGCCACCGACTACGCCCTCCTGTACGTCGCGCGCTTCCGCGAGACCATCGGCGAGGGTCGTCCGCGGTGGGATGCCACGGTCCGGGCGTGGAAGGGAGCGTTCGAGCCCATCCTGGCTTCGGGTGGCACCGTGATCGCCGGGCTTCTCTGCCTGTTGCTGTCCGATCTGGCGACCAACCGTGCCCTCGGCCCCATCGCGTCCATCGGGATCGCCTTCGCCGTTCTGTCGGCGCTGACCTTCCTCCCCGCTCTCCTGGCGTTGGTCGGCCGGGCGGCGTTCTGGCCGTTCCTGCCGAAGCCCGGTCAGTCGGCCCTGCCGGCCGACTTCACGCAGCCCACGAAGGGGTTCTGGCCGCGCCAGGCGCGCTTCGTCGCCCGCCGGGCCCGGCCGGTCTGGATCGTGTGCACGCTCGTCCTCCTCGCCGCGTGCGTCGGTGTCACCCAGCTGCGCGCCGACGGCGTGCCCGCTAGCGACCTCGTGCTGGGGGCGTCCGAGGCGCGCGAAGGTCAGGCCGCCCTCGCCGAGCACTTCCCGGGCGGCTCGGGCAGCCCGGCGTACGTTCTGGTCCCCGAACAGGACGCCGCTCGGGCGGCGACCGTCCTCCAGAGCGCGTCGGGAGTCGACGCGGTCGCGGTGCTCAGCGCCGACGCCCCCGGTGGGCAGTCGCCGGTGAGCGTATCCGACGGCGCTCTCCAGACGACGGCGTTCGGCGCGCCCGGGACGCCCGCGCCCGCCCCGACCGTCGCGGACGGCGACGTCCTGCTGGCCGCGACCCTGGCGGATACGGCCGATTCGCCGGCGGCGGACGAGACCGTCCGTCAGCTCCGCGCCGACCTCACCACCGAGCTCGGCGAGGGCACCGCCCTGGTGGGCGGTGTCACCGCCACCGACATCGACTCGATCGACACCTCGATTCGTGATCGGACGCTCATCATCCCGATCGTGCTCGCCGTCATCCTGCTGATCCTCATGGCACTGCTGCGCTCGATCGTGGCCCCCCTCATCCTCATCGGGACCGTCATCGTGTCGTTCGGTGCGGCGCTGGGCGTCAGTGCCCTGGTGTTCGACGGCATCCTGGGCTTCCCGGGCGCGGATCCGGCGGTGCCGTTGTACGGCTTCGTCTTCCTCGTCGCACTGGGTGTGGATTACAACATCTTCCTGATGTCGAGGGTGCGGGAGGAGTCTCTCGCGCACGGCACGCGTGCGGGGATCCTGCGTGGCCTCGTCGCCACGGGCGGAGTGATCACCTCGGCGGGGCTCGTGCTGGCGGCGACGTTCGCGGCTCTCGGGGTCATCCCGATCCTCTTCCTCGCGCAGATCGCCTTCATCGTGGCCTTCGGTGTGCTGCTCGACACGTTCGTGGTGCGCTCGTTGCTGGTGCCCGCCCTGGCGTACGACTTCGGCCGGCGCATCTGGTGGCCCTCCAAGCTGGGGCGGACGGATGCCGCGGAGCGTAGGCTCGACGCATGACGCGCGCCCTGTTCATCGTCGATGTCCAGAACGACTTCACCGAGCACGGCGCCTTGGGCGTCGAGGGCGGTGACGCGGTCGCCGAGCGCATCTCGGGGTACCTCGCCGCGCACGCCGATGAGTACGCGCTCATCGTCGCGTCGCGGGACTGGCATCACGGCGACGACGACAACGGCGGCCACTTCTCGGACAGTCCCGACTTCGTCGACACGTGGCCGGTGCACTGCGTGGGCGGCACGTTCGGTGCCGAGTACGACGAGGTCTTCGACACCTCGCGGGTGACGCACCATCTCAAGAAGGGGCAGGGCAAGCCCGCCTACTCGCTGTTCGAGGGCGTCACCGACGCGGGCGAGACCGCGGCGCAGTTGCTCGAGGTCCATGGCATCCGGGACATCGACGTGGTGGGCATCGCGACCGATTACTGCGTGCGTGCGTCCGCCCTCGATGCGATCGGCGCGGGGCGCCGCGTGCGCGTCCTCACCGATCTGGTCGCGGGTGTGCATCCCGACTCCAGCGCGGCGGCCCTGGCCGAGATCGAGGCTGCGGGCGCGGACCTCTCGATCTCGGGCTCCTGAGGCGAGGCCGGGTTCAGTCGACCCGAACGGGGTCCACCTCGTCGTCGGCGCGGGGGATCGTGAGGGAGACGCTCGTCCCCTCACCCGGTGCGCTCGTGATGCGTACTGTTCCGCCGTGTGCGCCCACGATGCGCTGCACGCTCGCGAGCCCGATCCCGCGTCCCCCGTCGCCGGCATCCGCGAGCCGACCTCGGTTGCCTTCCTGCGTGATCGAGGCCAGATCGTCGGGATGGATGCCGCGACCTCGATCACGCACGCGCGCCACGGCCCCCTCGTCGGTTTCGAAGACGTCGACCTCGATGAGGTCGTCCGAGTACTTCGCGGCGTTCTCGAGCACGTTGGCGATCGCGCGTCGGAGTCCGAGCACATCGCCCCAGACCGGAACGGCATTCATCTGGCCGAACACGACGCGGCCGGGCGCATCGCCCGGCAGGACGAGTGAGACGGCTCCGCGGGCGATGAGGTCGAGGCTCGCGCGCCGCCGTCCCCGCTCGGCGGCGGTGTTGACGTCGGCCATGAGGGCCTGGGCCATGGCGACGATGTGGTCGCTCGCCTCGCCGGCGAGGCGCAGGAGGCGGTGGTCGGGGGGCAGCTCCTCGCCGATCAGGTCGAGGTAGCCGCGTAGAGCCGTGACCGGCGAGAGCAGGTCGTGTGCGAAGGTGCGCTGCAGTGCCTCACGCTCGTCGGCGTCCCGCTTCTCCGTCGTCAGATCGCGCACGATCTTGACGAAGCCGAGAACCTGGCCCTGGTCGGTGCGGATGGCCGAGATCGTCACGCGCGCCCAGAACTCCGAACCGTCGCTGCGCACGCGCCAGCCGGTGTCTTCGACGTGGCCGTCGCGCTGGGCGGCCGCGAGGAGTTGGTCGGGCTTGCCGCGCCGCCGGTCCTCTTCGCGGTAGAAGCGCGAGAAGTGCGAGCCGAGGATCTCGTCCTCGCTGTACCCCTTGATGCGTTCCGCTCCGAGGTTCCACCCGCGGACGAACCCGCCGCTGTCGAGCTTGACGATCGCGAAGAGGTCGACCTGCTCGTCCCAGTCGCGCGGGATGGAGCGTCGGATGCTCGTCAACGGATGGTCGGGGTCGTTGCCCGGGAGGACGAGAGACACCGGAGGCTCATCGGGGACCATGATCATGCGGTCGCACCGGCACGGGTCGCAATGCTTGCTGAAGGCATAAGGCGATCATGCCCCCCATGACGCGCCCGGGAACAGCGATTGACATTGCCCTGCGGGGCTTACGACGAGACGGTGACCAGCGTCCGCTGCCACCCGCTCGAGCCGTTCGGGGCGATCGGAGCCGCATCCTGGATCTGCAGGTTGCCCTGCTTGTCGGTCGCGCGGACCGCGATGTAGTGCGTCCCGGCCTCGGCGGTCCAGTCGAACTTCCACTGCACCCACGACTGGTCGTTGATGGGGGTGGAGAGCTGCGTCTCCTGCCATTCACCGTTGTCGATGCTGACTTCGACCTTCTGCACGCCGACGGGCTGGGCCCACGCCATGCCGGCGACGACCACGGCGCCCGCGGCGACGGGCGAGCCGATCTTGGGCGTGTCCACGCGCGACGACATCTTGATCGGCGCTTCGGCCGAGTATCCGCGCGGGGTCCAGTACGCCTCGTCCTTGTCGAATCGCGTGACGGTCAGCTTGGTGACCCACTTCGTGGCCGAGACGTAGCCGTAGAGCCCCGGGACGACCATGCGCACGGGGAATCCGTGCTCGAAGGGCAACGGTTCGCCGTTCATCTTGACCGCGAAGATCGCGTCGAGGTTGTCGTCGGTGAGCGACGAGAGGGGAGTGGATGCCGTATACCCGTCGACGCTCTCCGAGAGCACCATGTCGGCATCTTCCTGCACGCCGGCCATGCGCAGCACGTCGCGGATGGGGACGCCGGTCCAGATGGCGTTGCCGACCAGGCCGCCGCCGACCTCGTTGGAGACGCAGGTGAGGGTCACACCGTATTCGTCGAGGCCCATGTTGACGAGGTCGTCGAAGCTCAGCTCCACGGGGTTGTCGACCATGCCCTCGATGGAAAGGCGCCAGGTGGTGGGGTCGACGTTGGGGACGGTCAGTGCGGTGTCGACGCGGTAGAAGTCGCCGTTGGGGGTGACGATCGGGGTGAGGCCGTCGATCTGCCAGTTCGCGCCCTCGGGAACGGTCACGGTGGAGCGTGCGGCCGGGATCCTCAGCGCATCGCGTGCGGCGGCGACCGACGAGGTTGCGGCGTTCAAGACGCGAGCACCGACACCCACGACGACGGCGCCGACCGCGGTGAGGCCGGTGAACAGCAGGAAGTGGCGTCGATCGGTACCGGCGGCCTGGGCGTTCTGCGCGACGGCGGCCGAGACCCAGCGTCGCAGACGCACGATCGCCAGCAGCAGCACGAGGATTCCCGCGACCGTGCCGACGACGGGGGGCAGCCACGCGAGAGCGCCGGCCCCGGCGCGCGTGATGATCGCCGCCGTGGCGAGGATTCCGCCGATTCCGAGGAGGACGACGCCGACGAAGCGGAAGCGGTACTCGAGCACGCCCGCGACGGCGGCGGCGACGGCAGCGCCGAGGCCCACGCCCGCGAGCAGGGCGATCTTGTCGCTCTCGCCGAACAGCGTGATCGCGAGCTCTTTCAGGGGGCGCGGGACGATGTCGACGATGAATGAGCCGACGGCGAGGATGGGGCTCGCCGATCGAGCGACGAGCGCCGCGAGTGCCTCCGCGACGGCCAGCAGGGCGGCGGCCGAGACGATGCCGGCCAGGGCTGCCCAGATCCAGGCGTGCGGTCGGCGGGCCGTGGTGGCCTCGTCGGTACGGGCCGCGGTGTCGGTCGTCATGGCATCCCTCATCTCCGCTCTTCGCGCGTGCGCGATGAGCCTCTCCGTCTCTTCGGAGCGGAGGGCGAAACGGATGCCGTCAGCGCGGGGTGCTCTGCCCGCTCGGCGTCGCGGATGACAGGGCGAAGACGGCGACCCCGGTGACGATGAGGGCCAGTGCGACCCCGAGGCCGAGACCGAGCGTCTCTCCCAGGAGAGGGACGGCGACGACGGCGGTGAGGACCGGGCTGAGGGCCCCGGCGGCGGCGGGCAGACTGCTGCCGAGGTTCTTGACCGCGACGACGTAGCACGCGGTCGAGAGCAGGCCCGTCCCGACGCCCTGCACGAGGGCATAGCTTCCCACCGTGCCCAGGTCGGCGGTGCCGGCGAGCAACGCGGACGGGAGCACTCCCGTGACCGCGAGCAGAAGAGCGGATGCCACGGACGCGATCGAGACGATCACGATCACGCCGACGGGATCGAGGCGCGTGCGGGCGACACCGAGGGTGTACGCGGCCCAGACGAGGCCTGCCGCCAGCAGGACGGCGATGCCGCCGGGCCCGGTCGGTCCGCCGGTGAACAGGGCGCTGGCCGCCACCCCCGCCACGATCGCGGCGAGGGCGAGCACGCGCCGGCGCGACACCGTCCGGCGGACGCACAAGAACAGCAGGAGGGTGACGAACAGGGGGACGGTTCCCGGCACGAGCAACCCGGTGAGAGCCGCGGAGGTGAGGTGCGCGCCCCAGGCGAACAACAGGAAGTGCGGCAGCCCCGCCAGCAGCACGAGAGCCAGAACCGTCGGGCGCTCGGTACGGAGGGTGCGCAGCGTGCGGGGGATCCACGGGCTCAGGACCACCGCGGGCACAGCGAAGCGCACGATCGCGGCATCCGCCATGGTGAGTCCGGCCCCCTCGAGGGCACGAGTGGAGAGGGCGAACGACGACCACAGCATGACGACGGCGGTCAGGGCGGCGACGCCGACCAGGGTGCGACGGGGGACGGCGCGAGGCAGGGAGAGAGCGAACGTCGTCACCCTGCGAGCGTAGGAAGGACGGCGCCGCAGGCGATTGCTATGATTGCTCGATAGGACGCGCTTTTGGCAGAATCTGCTACATGGTGGACCTCGACCGCATCGACCGTCTCATCTTGCGCGAATTGCAGCAGGACGGACGCCTCTCGAACCAGGAACTCGCCGATCGCGTGGGCCTCTCGCCGTCGCCGTGTCTGCGGCGGGTGCGCCACCTCGAGCAGGCCGGGGTCATCGAGGGCTACCGTGCCGTCGTCTCGGCGAAAGCCGTCGATCTCACCATCACCGCGTTCGTCCGGTTGCGGCTGGCCTCGCACGAGGGAAGCACCGTGGACGCCGTCGAAGAGCGCTTGCGCGCCATCCCGCACATTGTCGAGGCGCACCTGCTCGCCGGCGACTGGGACTACCTCGTGCGGATCGTCACGCCGAGCTTCGAGGAGTACGAAGGACTCCTGCGCGAGCACCTGCGAGCGATTCCCTCGCTGTCGTCGATCGACACGACCTTCGCGTTCGGGGTCACCAAGCCCGTCTCGCCCCTGCCCCTGGGGACGGAGCCGGGGCACATGTGAGGCCCGGGTCGACGATCGCGACCCGGGCCCGGGATCCCTCAGCGCGGCGAGCGCTGCGTGAGGACTTTCGCCTGCACCTTGCGGCGGATCTTCTGCACCTTCGGGTCCTTCCAGACCCGGTAGGCGACCGTTCCGGCGGCGGCCGCGCGGCCGATCGCCGTCCGGGCGAGCACCGCTCCCGCGAGTGCGACCGCTCCGGTTCCGATCCAACGTGCGACACCCATAGCGCCTCCTCGATTCCCGTGTGGAATCTCACCTCACACGATCGGAGGGCGGATGCCGCGCCGCTTGCGCCGACGCCCGCGATGTGCGTCGGTCAGCGCAGCGACCCGCCCGAGGGGGCGGCGAACGGCTCGAGCGCGGCGATCACGTCGTCGCTCAGCGTGGCCTTGCTCGCCTCGACCGCGTCGTCGATCTGGCTCGGGCGCGAGGCGCCGATGATCGCGGTCGTGACGACCGGGTCGCGCAGCACCCAGGCCACGGCCAGCTGCGGGATCGAGAGTCCGGCTTCACGAGCGACCCCGTCGATACCGCGGATGCGCTCGAGGTAGTCGTCGGTGAGCGCCGATTCGTCGAGGAAGCGGCTGTCGGCCGCGCGCGAGTCGGCGGGCACCGTGCCGTCGAGGTACTTGGCGGTCAGCAGCCCCTGCGAGAGCGGCGAGAAGACCGCGCTTCCGACCGAGAGCTCGCGCAGCGTCGGGAACAGCTCCGACTCGGGCGTGCGGTCGAACAGTGAATAGCGCGGCTGGTGGATGAACAGGCGGATGCCCTCGGCGGCGAGCAGCTCGTGCGCGCGGCGGGTGAGCTCGGCCGGGTAGTTCGAGATGCCCACGTACAGCGCCTTGCCGCTGCGCACGATGTCGGCGAGCGCGGTGACCGTCTCTTCGATCGGCGTCTCGGGGTCGACCCGGTGCGAATAGAACACGTCGACGTAGTCGGTGCGCATGCGGGTGAGGCTCTGCTCGAGAGAGCGAACGAGGTACTTGCGCGACCCGCCGTCGCCGTAGGGACCCGGCCACATGTCGTAGCCGGCCTTGGTCGACAGGAACAGTTCGTCGCGGTACGCGCGCAGATCGCTGTCGAGGACCGTGCCGAACGTCGTCTCGGCGGCACCGTAGGGCGGGCCGTAGTTGTTGGCCAGGTCGATGTGCACCACGCCCCGGTCGACGGCGTGACGCAGGATCTCGCGCTGCGAATCGAGGGTCCTTCCACTGCCGAAGTTCTGCCACAGCCCGAGTGAGATGCGGGGGAGAGGGATGCCGCTCGCCCCGGCGCGCAGGAACGGCACGTCGTCGTAGCGGGTGGAGGACGGCGTGAACGCGGACGTCAGGCGGGGGTCATCGGCGGCGATGGGCATGGTTCTCCTCGGCGGTGAAGGGGGACACCGTCGACTCTGCCACGGATCGCAGCGGAGCTCAGGCGGGAACGCGCGAGAGCTCTTCGCGCAGGATGCCGGCGCCCGCCGACAGCGCGCTCAGCTTCTCGAACGCCACCTGGCGTGGCAGAGGGGCCATTCCGCAGTTCGAGCTGGCGATGAGCTTGTCGGCATCCACGAACTGCAGAGCCCGCCGCAGGGTGTCGGCCACCTCTTCGGGAGTCTCCACCTCGTGACTGGCGACGTCGATCGCGCCGAGCATGACGTTCTTGCCGCGGATGAGCTCGATGAGGTCGATGGGCACGTGCGAATTGTGGCTCTCGAGCGACACCGTGTCGATGCTCGAGCGCTGCAGCAGGGGGAACGACTCCTCGTACTGACGCCACTCGGCGCCCAGGGTGGCCTTCCAATCGGTGTTCGCCTTGATGCCGTAGCCGTAGCAGATGTGGACGACGGTCTCAGCGCGCAGCCCCTCTGCGGCACGCTCGAGGGTCGCGACGCCCCAGTCCTTCATCTCGTCGAAGAAGACGTTGAACGCGGGCTCGTCGAACTGGATGATGTCGACCCCTGCCGCTTCGAGCTCGCGAGCCTCCTGGTTGAGGATGGTCGCGAACTCCCACGCCAGCTTCTCGCGGCTGCGGTAGTGGTGATCGGCGAGCGTGTCGATCATCGTCATCGGTCCGGGCAGGGCCCATTTGATCGGACGATCCGTCTGCCGGCGGAGGAACGCGGCATCCTGGACGAAAACCGGCTGGCGACGGCTCACCGCACCCACCACGGTCGGAACGCTCGCGTCGTAGCGGTCACGGATGCGGACGGTCTCGCGATTCTCGAAGTCGACACCCTCCAGGTGCTCGATGAAGGTCGTCACGAAGTGCTGGCGGGTCTGTTCGCCGTCGCTGACGATGTCGAGGCCCCGGCGTTCCTGCTCCGTGGCGGCGCTGCGCAGGGCGTCCTGCTTGCCTTCGACGAGCGTGTCGCCCTCGAGCTCCCAGGGCGACCAGAGCACCTCGGGCTTGGCGAGCCATGCGGGCTTGGGAAGGCTTCCGACGATCGAGGTGGGGAGGAGGGTGTTCACGGGGCGGGTCTCCGGGGAGATCATCGGGTCGGGAGGGCGTCGGCGACGAGCCACGCGTCGAGCACGGCGCGGTGGGGCTTGACGAAGTGCTCCTCGGTGTAGCGACCCTGGGTGATGCCGAGGCGGCTGCGCTCTTCGCGGTCGTACGCGATGTTCGTGCGGGTGAAGTCATCGTGCGCGAGGGTGGGACGGTAGACCTCGCCGGCCGGCTCGTGGGCGTTGTAGATCTCGGGACGGTAGATCTTCTGGAAGGTCTCCATCGTGGCCACCGTGCCGGCCAGCTGGAGATCGGTGTAATCGGCCAGAAGATCGCCGTGGAAGTAGAACGCCAGCGGTGCGACACTGCCCTGCGGCATGAAGTACCGCACCTGCAAGCCCATCTTGCCGAAGTACTCGTCGGTGAGGCTGAAGCTGTCCTGCTCGTACTCGAAACCGAGCACGGGGTGCTCGACACCGGTGCGGTGGTACGCGCGGCTCGTCGAGACGCTGATGCACACGACCGGGG from Microbacterium testaceum includes these protein-coding regions:
- a CDS encoding molybdopterin-dependent oxidoreductase yields the protein MTTDTAARTDEATTARRPHAWIWAALAGIVSAAALLAVAEALAALVARSASPILAVGSFIVDIVPRPLKELAITLFGESDKIALLAGVGLGAAVAAAVAGVLEYRFRFVGVVLLGIGGILATAAIITRAGAGALAWLPPVVGTVAGILVLLLAIVRLRRWVSAAVAQNAQAAGTDRRHFLLFTGLTAVGAVVVGVGARVLNAATSSVAAARDALRIPAARSTVTVPEGANWQIDGLTPIVTPNGDFYRVDTALTVPNVDPTTWRLSIEGMVDNPVELSFDDLVNMGLDEYGVTLTCVSNEVGGGLVGNAIWTGVPIRDVLRMAGVQEDADMVLSESVDGYTASTPLSSLTDDNLDAIFAVKMNGEPLPFEHGFPVRMVVPGLYGYVSATKWVTKLTVTRFDKDEAYWTPRGYSAEAPIKMSSRVDTPKIGSPVAAGAVVVAGMAWAQPVGVQKVEVSIDNGEWQETQLSTPINDQSWVQWKFDWTAEAGTHYIAVRATDKQGNLQIQDAAPIAPNGSSGWQRTLVTVSS
- a CDS encoding DMT family transporter — its product is MTTFALSLPRAVPRRTLVGVAALTAVVMLWSSFALSTRALEGAGLTMADAAIVRFAVPAVVLSPWIPRTLRTLRTERPTVLALVLLAGLPHFLLFAWGAHLTSAALTGLLVPGTVPLFVTLLLFLCVRRTVSRRRVLALAAIVAGVAASALFTGGPTGPGGIAVLLAAGLVWAAYTLGVARTRLDPVGVIVIVSIASVASALLLAVTGVLPSALLAGTADLGTVGSYALVQGVGTGLLSTACYVVAVKNLGSSLPAAAGALSPVLTAVVAVPLLGETLGLGLGVALALIVTGVAVFALSSATPSGQSTPR
- a CDS encoding Lrp/AsnC family transcriptional regulator is translated as MVDLDRIDRLILRELQQDGRLSNQELADRVGLSPSPCLRRVRHLEQAGVIEGYRAVVSAKAVDLTITAFVRLRLASHEGSTVDAVEERLRAIPHIVEAHLLAGDWDYLVRIVTPSFEEYEGLLREHLRAIPSLSSIDTTFAFGVTKPVSPLPLGTEPGHM
- a CDS encoding aldo/keto reductase, encoding MPIAADDPRLTSAFTPSSTRYDDVPFLRAGASGIPLPRISLGLWQNFGSGRTLDSQREILRHAVDRGVVHIDLANNYGPPYGAAETTFGTVLDSDLRAYRDELFLSTKAGYDMWPGPYGDGGSRKYLVRSLEQSLTRMRTDYVDVFYSHRVDPETPIEETVTALADIVRSGKALYVGISNYPAELTRRAHELLAAEGIRLFIHQPRYSLFDRTPESELFPTLRELSVGSAVFSPLSQGLLTAKYLDGTVPADSRAADSRFLDESALTDDYLERIRGIDGVAREAGLSIPQLAVAWVLRDPVVTTAIIGASRPSQIDDAVEASKATLSDDVIAALEPFAAPSGGSLR
- a CDS encoding methionine synthase, whose product is MNTLLPTSIVGSLPKPAWLAKPEVLWSPWELEGDTLVEGKQDALRSAATEQERRGLDIVSDGEQTRQHFVTTFIEHLEGVDFENRETVRIRDRYDASVPTVVGAVSRRQPVFVQDAAFLRRQTDRPIKWALPGPMTMIDTLADHHYRSREKLAWEFATILNQEARELEAAGVDIIQFDEPAFNVFFDEMKDWGVATLERAAEGLRAETVVHICYGYGIKANTDWKATLGAEWRQYEESFPLLQRSSIDTVSLESHNSHVPIDLIELIRGKNVMLGAIDVASHEVETPEEVADTLRRALQFVDADKLIASSNCGMAPLPRQVAFEKLSALSAGAGILREELSRVPA